A stretch of Henckelia pumila isolate YLH828 chromosome 4, ASM3356847v2, whole genome shotgun sequence DNA encodes these proteins:
- the LOC140861085 gene encoding uncharacterized protein produces the protein MDSSNTANSFLKPPVLDGTKYPLWKTRMRLTIIAMDERAWQSILTGWTAPKIVDKEGGYIIKPETTWTTEVTQLSSFNAKANNAIFSNVDMRMFGLITDCVVAKIAWDTLQEHCEGSESFKRTRMRLLNSKFENLCMSEDETISEYDQRL, from the coding sequence atggactcatctAATACTGCAAATTCGTTTTTAAAGCCTCCAGTTCTTGATGGCACGAAATATCCTCTGTGGAAGACAAGGATGAGATTAACCATAATAGCTATGGATGAACGTGCATGGCAAAGCATACTTACCGGTTGGACTGCTCCAAAGATTGTGGATAAGGAAGGTGGTTACATCATTAAGCCAGAAACCACATGGACAACCGAGGTGACACAACTTTCTAGCTTTAATGCTAAGGCCAACAACGCCATATTTTCCAATGTAGACATGAGGATGTTTGGCCTTATTACTGACTGTGTTGTAGCCAAGATTGCATGGGATACCCTACAAGAGCACTGTGAAGGGTCTGAAAGTTTCAAGAGAACAAGGATGAGGTTACTTAATTCAAAGTTTGAGAATCTTTGCATGAGTGAAGATGAAACAATTTCTGAGTATGATCAACGTCTTTGA